In Polaribacter sp. L3A8, a genomic segment contains:
- a CDS encoding YciI family protein, whose translation MKQFMMIFIGEDYADLGLSPEEMQNRMGKWFAWSQKMEKAGIPHEGEALTSKIRRISGVERTAKDLASTELKEIVGGYYTVSAKNFDEVEEIAKDFPDYDLGSFVEIREIMVFDH comes from the coding sequence ATGAAACAATTTATGATGATTTTTATCGGTGAAGATTACGCCGATTTAGGACTTTCTCCGGAAGAGATGCAAAACAGAATGGGCAAATGGTTTGCTTGGAGTCAGAAAATGGAAAAAGCAGGAATTCCTCACGAAGGAGAAGCCTTAACTTCAAAAATAAGACGTATTTCAGGTGTTGAGAGAACAGCAAAAGATTTAGCATCAACAGAATTAAAAGAAATAGTTGGGGGTTATTATACTGTTTCTGCCAAAAATTTTGACGAAGTTGAAGAAATCGCTAAAGATTTTCCAGATTATGATTTAGGATCATTCGTAGAAATTAGAGAAATAATGGTATTTGATCATTAA
- a CDS encoding RNA polymerase sigma factor — METKQIDHLFRHHSGKMVSVLTRIFGLSNLEIIEDAVQDTFLKASLTWRTHQPENPEAWLTKVAKNNVLDVFRKGKTAQKYLSKINQNIQAVSNNELFLVSEIEDAQLRMIFTACHPKLDPQDQITFALKTISGFSTKEIAPALLTKEETIKKRLLRARKNIQETNLAFKVPQGKELPLRIENVLNIIYLIFNEGFHSNKKEILIQKELCGEAIRLCKMLLKNKHTQISDSYALFALMCFHSARLDAKVNTENELLDLKTQDRNKWSFPLIQLGNMMMNKAVETETFSRYHYEAAIVAEHIKAANFEQTDWDKILHWYKCLYKIQPTTSHLLTMAVVCLQSKNHVKANYYFQQINPDDLAQRAYLFYGAKSDYYSKINKKKQALKCMNIALEKVTNDLEKAFLEKKKKTLL; from the coding sequence ATGGAAACCAAACAAATAGACCATCTTTTTCGCCATCATAGTGGAAAGATGGTTTCTGTTTTAACAAGAATTTTTGGGCTTTCAAATCTAGAAATTATTGAAGATGCTGTTCAAGATACTTTCTTAAAAGCCAGTTTAACTTGGCGAACTCATCAACCAGAAAACCCTGAAGCTTGGCTCACAAAAGTTGCTAAAAACAATGTATTAGATGTTTTTAGAAAAGGGAAGACTGCACAAAAATATCTCTCAAAAATTAATCAAAATATTCAAGCCGTTTCTAATAACGAACTCTTTTTAGTTTCAGAAATCGAAGACGCTCAACTCCGGATGATTTTTACTGCTTGTCATCCAAAATTAGATCCACAAGATCAAATTACATTTGCTTTAAAAACTATTTCTGGTTTTAGTACAAAAGAAATTGCTCCTGCTTTATTAACAAAAGAAGAAACCATTAAAAAGCGATTATTAAGAGCTAGAAAAAATATACAGGAAACAAATTTAGCTTTTAAAGTTCCACAAGGAAAAGAACTTCCGCTAAGAATCGAAAATGTTCTAAATATTATTTATTTAATTTTTAACGAAGGTTTTCATTCAAATAAAAAAGAAATTCTCATTCAAAAAGAATTATGTGGAGAAGCAATTCGTTTGTGTAAAATGCTGCTTAAAAATAAACACACTCAAATTTCAGACAGTTATGCTTTATTTGCGTTAATGTGTTTTCATTCGGCTAGATTAGATGCAAAAGTAAACACCGAAAACGAGTTATTAGACTTAAAAACACAAGATAGAAATAAATGGTCATTTCCTTTAATTCAATTAGGAAACATGATGATGAATAAAGCTGTTGAAACTGAAACATTTTCAAGATATCATTATGAAGCAGCCATTGTTGCAGAACACATAAAAGCAGCTAATTTTGAACAAACAGATTGGGATAAAATCTTACATTGGTACAAATGTTTGTACAAAATACAGCCTACAACTTCTCATTTATTAACAATGGCCGTAGTTTGCTTACAAAGTAAAAATCATGTAAAAGCAAACTATTATTTCCAGCAAATAAACCCTGATGATTTAGCACAACGTGCTTATTTATTTTACGGGGCAAAATCAGATTATTATTCAAAAATTAATAAGAAAAAGCAAGCTCTTAAATGTATGAATATTGCTTTAGAAAAAGTGACTAATGATTTGGAAAAAGCATTTTTAGAGAAGAAGAAAAAAACTTTATTATAA
- a CDS encoding MOSC domain-containing protein, which translates to MKIISTNIGERQEIDYKGTLVTTGIFKYSVAQPIFLNVEDVKGDTICDRENHGGVLQAVYAYSLKHYTYWKTVYPKVDFEMGIFGENLTIDDIDETKIHQGDTFKVGETILEATVQRDPCYKLGVRFNNMSIVKKFWKTTFCGVYFKVLQTGFVKAGDEFIQIKSCPDNPTIADLFVAQRKVKGL; encoded by the coding sequence GTGAAAATCATTTCAACAAATATTGGAGAACGACAAGAAATAGATTACAAGGGAACTTTAGTCACTACGGGTATTTTTAAGTACAGCGTTGCGCAACCTATCTTTTTAAATGTAGAAGATGTAAAAGGAGATACTATTTGCGATAGAGAGAATCATGGAGGTGTTTTACAAGCAGTTTATGCGTATTCTTTAAAGCATTATACATATTGGAAAACGGTGTATCCAAAGGTAGATTTTGAAATGGGAATTTTTGGAGAAAACTTAACCATTGATGATATTGATGAAACTAAAATTCATCAAGGTGATACTTTTAAAGTAGGTGAAACTATTTTAGAAGCAACTGTACAAAGAGATCCTTGTTATAAGTTAGGAGTTCGTTTTAACAATATGAGCATTGTAAAGAAGTTTTGGAAAACTACTTTTTGTGGTGTTTATTTTAAAGTTTTACAAACAGGTTTTGTAAAGGCTGGTGATGAATTTATTCAAATAAAAAGTTGTCCGGATAACCCAACAATAGCAGATTTGTTTGTTGCTCAAAGAAAGGTAAAAGGATTATAA
- a CDS encoding enoyl-CoA hydratase/isomerase family protein — protein sequence MNTTRQNGSLYTNIQNSIATIEFGHPASNSFPSELLDRLAKELISVGNNATVSVIVLKSEGEKAFCAGASFDELVAISNLEEGKQFFSGFANVLNAMRTCGKLIIGRVQGKTVGGGVGLVAACDYVLATENAAIKLSEFTIGIGPFVIEPAVTRKIGVSSTAELTLDATNWKNAYWAKEKGLYAKVFESQKELDEEVELLSEKLASYNSVVLLEMKKALWQGTENWTDLLAERAAVSGELVLSEFTKKALSKFKK from the coding sequence ATGAACACTACAAGACAAAACGGAAGTTTATATACCAACATTCAAAATAGTATTGCAACGATAGAATTTGGGCATCCTGCAAGTAATTCTTTTCCGAGTGAATTGTTAGACAGGTTAGCCAAAGAATTGATTTCTGTAGGAAATAATGCTACTGTTTCTGTTATTGTTTTAAAGTCTGAAGGAGAAAAAGCATTTTGTGCTGGTGCTTCTTTTGATGAATTAGTTGCCATATCAAATTTAGAAGAAGGAAAACAGTTTTTCTCTGGTTTTGCAAACGTATTAAATGCCATGCGAACTTGTGGAAAACTAATTATTGGTCGTGTTCAGGGAAAAACAGTGGGTGGTGGCGTTGGTTTAGTTGCTGCTTGCGATTATGTTTTGGCAACAGAAAATGCAGCAATAAAATTATCTGAATTTACGATTGGAATTGGCCCTTTTGTAATTGAACCTGCAGTAACTCGTAAAATTGGAGTTTCTAGTACCGCAGAATTAACGTTAGATGCAACCAATTGGAAAAATGCGTATTGGGCAAAAGAAAAAGGTTTGTATGCAAAGGTTTTTGAATCGCAAAAAGAATTGGATGAAGAGGTTGAATTGTTATCAGAAAAATTGGCTTCTTACAATTCTGTAGTTTTATTAGAAATGAAGAAAGCATTGTGGCAAGGAACAGAAAATTGGACGGATTTATTAGCCGAAAGAGCTGCTGTTTCTGGAGAGTTAGTTTTATCAGAATTCACCAAAAAAGCATTGTCAAAATTTAAAAAATAA
- a CDS encoding MATE family efflux transporter — protein MDKNISFKRINKLAIPALIAGIAEPLLSITDTAIIGNINENATESLAAVGIVGAFISMLIWVFGQIRSAISSIISQYVGANKLDEVKALPAQAIAIVVLGSLFVLAISYPFAKQIFQFYNASGTVLDYCVTYFKIRIFGFPFSLFVFAVFGIFRGLQNTYYPMIIAIIGALLNVFLDIILVYGVEGYIPAMNIEGAAYASIIAQITMAIIALVLLMKKTPISLRISLKLHSEIPRLLGMIGNLFIRTIALNTALYFATSYATDYGKEYIAAYTIGINIWLLGAFMIDGYASAGNILSGKFLGAKSYKSLVLLSNELFKYGLAIGIIIALVGFIFYDFIGQIFTKETAVLEQFYNVFWIVLLMQPLNAVTFIFDGMFKGMGEMKYLRNLLILATGLVFIPTLLVFDYYDFKLTAIWIAFTLWMVARGLPLIIKFRSKFLPLVESN, from the coding sequence TTGGATAAAAATATTAGTTTTAAGAGAATAAATAAATTGGCAATTCCTGCTTTAATTGCTGGTATTGCAGAACCATTACTCTCTATTACAGACACTGCAATTATTGGTAATATTAATGAAAATGCCACCGAAAGTTTAGCCGCTGTTGGTATTGTAGGTGCATTTATATCGATGTTAATTTGGGTTTTCGGACAAATTAGAAGTGCTATTTCTTCTATTATTTCTCAATATGTAGGCGCCAATAAATTGGATGAAGTAAAAGCTTTACCAGCACAAGCAATTGCCATTGTAGTTTTAGGAAGTTTGTTTGTATTAGCAATTTCTTATCCGTTTGCGAAACAAATTTTTCAATTTTACAATGCATCTGGTACTGTTTTAGACTATTGCGTTACCTATTTTAAAATAAGAATTTTCGGATTTCCGTTTTCACTTTTTGTATTTGCTGTTTTTGGTATTTTTAGAGGTTTGCAAAACACGTATTACCCAATGATAATTGCAATTATTGGTGCTTTGTTAAATGTTTTTTTAGATATTATTTTGGTTTATGGAGTAGAAGGATACATTCCTGCAATGAATATAGAAGGTGCTGCTTATGCAAGTATTATTGCGCAAATTACTATGGCTATTATTGCTCTTGTTTTGTTGATGAAAAAAACGCCTATTTCATTAAGGATTTCATTGAAATTACATTCAGAAATCCCACGATTATTAGGGATGATTGGTAACCTTTTTATAAGAACCATTGCTTTAAATACAGCTTTATACTTTGCAACTTCTTATGCTACAGATTACGGAAAAGAATATATTGCGGCGTATACAATTGGTATTAATATTTGGCTTTTAGGTGCTTTTATGATTGATGGATATGCAAGTGCCGGAAATATTTTATCTGGCAAGTTCTTGGGCGCTAAATCGTATAAATCTTTGGTGTTATTAAGTAACGAACTTTTTAAATACGGATTAGCAATAGGAATAATTATTGCTTTGGTAGGTTTTATTTTTTACGATTTCATCGGACAGATTTTTACGAAAGAAACCGCTGTTTTAGAGCAGTTTTACAATGTTTTTTGGATTGTTTTACTAATGCAACCTTTAAATGCGGTCACTTTTATTTTTGATGGAATGTTTAAAGGAATGGGAGAAATGAAATATTTAAGAAACTTATTAATTCTGGCTACAGGTTTGGTTTTTATTCCCACTTTATTGGTTTTTGATTATTACGATTTTAAATTAACGGCTATCTGGATTGCTTTTACCCTTTGGATGGTTGCAAGAGGATTGCCATTAATTATTAAGTTTAGAAGTAAGTTTTTACCACTTGTTGAAAGTAATTAG
- a CDS encoding universal stress protein, translated as MKNILVPIGSTENAQSTLQYAIDFAAEINADVLVFRAYKAKSKAGTMVNMTAIIERETNLYLRTMVSAVDRKNVAVKLISSKGSVAENVEAIDDEIGIDLVIVGAKSNSIKEEVFLGATAGSIVKNTNLPVLTVPEGYVYKPVKNILLAFKTGIVKSKTALTPLKFIVKSFKTDVHSLLVKTARYKEEDLVVDKDLLEIQTSFTTTENTTTFQGVLEHFKYHNPDMLCVFRRKRGFFKKLWKKKIILKQEFHTSIPLLILKGK; from the coding sequence ATGAAAAATATTTTAGTACCTATTGGATCTACAGAAAATGCACAATCTACTTTGCAATATGCCATTGATTTTGCTGCCGAAATAAATGCAGATGTGTTAGTTTTTAGAGCTTACAAAGCAAAATCTAAAGCAGGAACAATGGTAAATATGACGGCCATTATTGAACGTGAAACCAATCTATATCTAAGAACAATGGTAAGCGCTGTTGATAGAAAAAATGTAGCTGTAAAATTAATTTCATCTAAAGGTAGTGTTGCTGAAAATGTGGAAGCTATTGATGATGAAATTGGAATAGATTTAGTAATTGTAGGTGCTAAAAGTAATTCTATTAAAGAAGAAGTTTTTTTAGGAGCTACCGCTGGTAGTATTGTAAAAAACACAAACTTACCAGTATTAACAGTACCTGAAGGATATGTTTACAAACCAGTAAAAAATATACTATTAGCCTTTAAAACTGGAATTGTAAAAAGTAAAACAGCTTTAACTCCTTTAAAGTTTATTGTTAAAAGTTTTAAAACGGACGTACATTCTTTGCTAGTAAAAACAGCTCGTTATAAAGAAGAAGATTTAGTTGTAGATAAAGATTTACTTGAAATACAAACTTCATTTACCACAACAGAAAATACAACTACATTTCAAGGTGTATTAGAGCATTTTAAATATCATAACCCAGATATGTTATGCGTTTTTAGACGTAAACGTGGTTTCTTTAAAAAATTATGGAAAAAGAAGATTATTTTAAAACAAGAATTTCATACTTCTATTCCTTTATTAATTTTAAAAGGAAAATAA
- a CDS encoding PD-(D/E)XK nuclease family protein yields the protein MQSFISDTIENILKTTKSFQDVVFILPSQRAKVFVKQTFKDKITVGFLPEVINVEQFINKVSGIEKADSIQLLFHFYTIYKGLEKEPVTFDVFASWAFTVIQDFNEIDQHLIETKNIFIYLRDIQRLKKWSVDGEFTETELMKDHYSFLEKLNVYYDAFYQFLKEKNIGYQGLIYRESCNKIDDFLERNSTKKFFIIGFNALNTAEELLFQKVLESGNSEIYWDIDEVFFKSNHQAGKFIRRYKKQWKYYEKNEIQTLGSTFSEPKNIEVIGASKNTTQIKYAGEILEKITDFKNTALVLADETLLPITLNSLPKNINAINITMGYPLKDVPTTNLLFSIFQLFISQEKLQKGIVNEFYYKDVIRFLKQQSIYKLIPEIDAFSDNIAKHNQTFIKQNDLNKLLKNTSAELQVVLVSIFNSYVSVDEFIDRVLNLINLLKEDVSDLEREYLFRFYTTFTQLKTLQNEFKYFPDLKTLALFFRQLISSESLSFQGEPLRGLQLMGMLETRVLDFENIILISTNEGVLPASSQQNSFIPFDVKVEFGLPTYREKDAIFSYHFFRLMQRAKNVFIIYNTEHDVLGSGEKSRFVTQLEMMRTDVIQKTVAPKVLNQKVELKEIKKDKTVLDKLKELAVKGISPSALTNYLYNPISFYKQKIIKLKEFEDVEETVAYNTLGTVVHETLDELYTPFVGKFLQVEDIDSMGKKSKDLVEKHFKEAFKNGDISTGRNRLIFEVANRFVNNFLSQEKELLKDKNNQLKILATEENLAAEIEIEGIDYPIKIHGQVDRVDQLNGVLRIIDYKTGMVSSADLRVVEFDKLREKEQHKAIQVLLYAYLYTKSKKYDFKQPLEGGIYSFKNLNSGFLSVNFSSNYRKPDVEITEEKLEEFMVEIKTYIKEMYTLDVDFIEPADLKY from the coding sequence ATGCAATCTTTTATTTCTGATACTATAGAAAACATTTTAAAAACTACAAAATCTTTTCAAGATGTAGTATTTATACTTCCATCTCAAAGAGCAAAAGTGTTTGTAAAACAAACCTTTAAAGATAAAATTACAGTTGGTTTTTTACCAGAAGTTATCAATGTAGAGCAATTTATCAATAAAGTTTCAGGCATAGAAAAGGCAGACAGCATTCAATTGTTATTTCATTTTTATACTATTTATAAAGGTTTAGAGAAAGAACCTGTAACTTTCGATGTTTTTGCCTCTTGGGCATTTACCGTTATTCAAGATTTTAACGAAATAGACCAACATTTAATAGAAACTAAAAACATCTTTATTTATTTAAGAGATATTCAACGTTTAAAAAAATGGTCTGTAGATGGAGAATTTACAGAAACGGAATTAATGAAAGATCATTATTCGTTTTTAGAGAAACTGAATGTTTATTACGATGCCTTTTATCAATTTTTAAAAGAAAAAAACATTGGTTACCAAGGTTTAATTTATAGAGAATCTTGTAATAAAATTGACGATTTTTTAGAAAGAAATTCAACGAAGAAGTTTTTTATTATTGGGTTTAACGCTCTAAATACTGCCGAAGAATTATTGTTTCAGAAAGTTTTAGAAAGTGGTAATTCAGAAATTTATTGGGATATTGATGAAGTTTTTTTTAAGTCTAATCATCAAGCCGGAAAATTCATCAGAAGGTATAAAAAACAATGGAAATACTACGAGAAAAACGAAATACAAACGTTAGGTAGTACCTTTTCTGAGCCTAAAAATATTGAAGTAATTGGAGCTTCTAAAAACACGACTCAAATAAAATATGCAGGAGAAATTTTAGAAAAAATTACTGATTTTAAAAATACAGCATTAGTTTTAGCAGATGAAACGTTGTTGCCAATAACGTTAAATTCTTTGCCTAAAAACATCAATGCAATTAATATTACCATGGGATATCCTTTAAAAGATGTGCCAACAACCAACTTGTTATTTTCTATATTTCAATTATTTATTTCTCAAGAAAAATTACAAAAAGGTATTGTAAATGAGTTTTATTATAAAGATGTAATTCGGTTTTTAAAACAACAATCTATTTATAAATTAATACCAGAAATAGATGCTTTTTCAGACAATATAGCAAAACATAACCAGACGTTTATCAAACAAAATGATCTTAATAAATTATTAAAAAATACCAGTGCAGAATTACAAGTAGTTCTTGTTTCAATTTTTAATTCGTACGTTTCTGTAGATGAATTTATAGATCGAGTTTTAAACTTAATCAATCTTTTAAAAGAAGATGTAAGCGATTTAGAAAGGGAATATTTGTTCCGTTTTTACACCACCTTCACGCAACTAAAAACCTTGCAAAATGAATTTAAATATTTTCCAGATTTAAAAACATTAGCCCTCTTTTTTAGACAATTAATATCTTCGGAAAGTTTATCGTTTCAAGGAGAGCCTTTAAGAGGTTTACAGTTAATGGGTATGTTAGAAACCCGTGTTTTAGATTTCGAAAACATTATTTTAATTTCTACAAACGAAGGTGTTTTACCAGCAAGTAGTCAGCAAAATTCTTTTATTCCTTTTGATGTTAAAGTAGAGTTTGGCTTACCAACTTACAGAGAAAAAGATGCTATTTTTTCGTATCACTTTTTTAGATTGATGCAAAGAGCCAAAAATGTGTTTATCATTTATAATACAGAGCACGATGTTTTAGGAAGTGGAGAGAAAAGCCGTTTTGTTACGCAATTAGAAATGATGCGAACAGATGTTATTCAGAAAACGGTTGCCCCAAAAGTACTAAATCAAAAAGTGGAGTTGAAAGAAATTAAAAAAGATAAAACTGTTTTAGATAAACTAAAAGAATTGGCTGTAAAAGGAATTTCTCCGTCTGCATTAACCAATTATTTATACAACCCAATTTCGTTTTACAAACAGAAAATAATTAAGTTAAAAGAGTTTGAAGATGTAGAGGAAACCGTTGCTTATAACACCTTAGGTACTGTTGTTCATGAAACATTAGATGAACTATACACACCGTTTGTAGGTAAGTTTTTACAAGTAGAAGATATTGATTCGATGGGCAAAAAATCGAAAGATTTGGTGGAGAAACATTTTAAAGAAGCCTTTAAAAACGGAGATATTTCTACAGGTAGAAATCGTTTAATTTTTGAAGTGGCTAACCGATTTGTTAATAATTTTTTATCACAAGAAAAAGAATTATTAAAAGATAAAAACAATCAATTAAAGATTTTGGCAACCGAAGAAAACTTAGCTGCAGAAATAGAAATTGAAGGAATTGATTATCCTATAAAAATTCATGGCCAAGTAGATCGAGTAGATCAATTAAATGGAGTTTTACGTATTATAGATTATAAAACAGGCATGGTAAGTAGTGCAGATTTACGCGTTGTAGAATTTGATAAATTAAGAGAAAAAGAGCAGCACAAAGCCATACAAGTATTGTTATACGCTTATTTATATACTAAAAGTAAAAAGTACGATTTTAAGCAACCTTTAGAAGGCGGAATTTATTCTTTTAAAAACCTAAATAGTGGATTTTTATCTGTCAATTTTTCGTCAAATTATAGAAAACCCGACGTAGAAATAACAGAAGAAAAGTTAGAGGAATTTATGGTAGAAATAAAAACCTACATCAAAGAGATGTATACCCTTGATGTAGATTTTATAGAACCAGCAGATTTAAAATACTAG
- a CDS encoding nitrilase family protein has product MQNELNIVGIQADLVWENPTENIAFFEEKINALSKNTDLVVLPEMFTSGFTMNPEKVAEEMNGISVSWMQKMATENALAICGSLVIYERPFDCAQSDKKYYNRLVFVHPDGKIETYDKRHSFTLAGEDKVYTSGAVKLIVNYKGWKICPLICYDLRFPVWARNTENYDLLIFMANWPVIRIKAWETLLKARAIENMCYVIGVNRTGKDANNYDYSGNSLVLNFLGDELSQLENNKVGLVTVTLVKTEQDSVRKKLGFLNDMDTFNIDF; this is encoded by the coding sequence ATGCAAAACGAATTGAACATTGTTGGTATTCAGGCTGATTTAGTTTGGGAAAACCCAACTGAAAATATTGCTTTTTTTGAAGAAAAAATAAACGCACTTTCTAAAAACACCGATCTTGTTGTTTTACCAGAAATGTTTACTTCTGGTTTCACCATGAATCCAGAAAAGGTTGCGGAAGAAATGAATGGAATTTCGGTTTCTTGGATGCAAAAAATGGCGACAGAAAATGCTCTTGCAATTTGTGGTAGCTTGGTGATATACGAAAGACCTTTCGACTGCGCTCAAAGTGACAAAAAATATTACAATCGTTTGGTTTTTGTGCATCCTGATGGTAAAATAGAAACCTATGACAAACGACATTCTTTTACCTTGGCAGGAGAAGACAAAGTGTATACTTCTGGTGCTGTAAAGCTAATTGTAAATTATAAAGGATGGAAAATTTGTCCGTTAATTTGTTACGATTTACGTTTTCCTGTTTGGGCTAGAAACACCGAAAATTACGATCTTTTAATTTTTATGGCAAATTGGCCTGTAATTAGAATTAAAGCTTGGGAAACACTTTTAAAAGCACGTGCTATAGAAAATATGTGTTATGTTATTGGCGTAAATAGAACCGGAAAGGATGCTAATAATTATGATTACTCTGGAAACTCTTTAGTCTTGAATTTTTTGGGTGATGAACTTTCTCAATTAGAAAATAATAAAGTAGGACTTGTTACCGTTACTTTGGTGAAAACCGAGCAAGATTCAGTTAGAAAAAAACTTGGTTTTTTAAATGATATGGATACTTTTAACATTGATTTCTAA
- a CDS encoding acyl-ACP desaturase has product MSIHNVRKEVMLNLEKRMHTFVDKYLIPAEKIWQPTDFLPNSQKDSFISEVEEIRELSKELHDDFWIVLVGDTITEEALPTYESWLLDLDGVSQDPDNSWAKWVRTWTAEENRHGDVLNKYLYLSGRVNMREVEISTQHLIADGFDIGTSTDPYKNFVYTSFQELATYVSHNNVAKIARKKGHKALAKMSRIIAGDEMRHHQAYTEFVKEIFKIDPSEMMLAFQHMMKYKIVMPAMHLRESFEEKGTLFDDFSIVAQRVGVYTGFDYVDILRKLNEAWEIDKITNLTPEAEKARDYLMKLPDRMYRITERIVVPKTDFKFKWMMNPS; this is encoded by the coding sequence ATGTCTATACACAACGTAAGAAAAGAAGTTATGCTTAACTTAGAAAAAAGGATGCATACCTTTGTAGATAAATATTTAATTCCTGCAGAAAAAATCTGGCAGCCAACAGACTTTTTGCCAAATTCTCAAAAAGACTCTTTCATATCAGAAGTAGAAGAAATTAGAGAATTATCTAAAGAATTGCATGACGATTTTTGGATTGTTTTAGTAGGAGATACCATTACAGAAGAAGCATTACCAACATACGAATCTTGGTTATTAGATTTAGACGGGGTTTCTCAGGATCCAGATAACAGTTGGGCAAAATGGGTAAGAACTTGGACTGCAGAAGAAAATAGACATGGAGATGTTTTAAACAAATACTTGTACTTATCAGGTCGTGTAAATATGCGTGAAGTAGAAATTTCTACACAGCATTTAATTGCAGATGGTTTTGATATTGGTACCTCTACAGATCCATATAAAAACTTTGTTTATACAAGTTTTCAAGAATTAGCTACCTATGTTTCCCACAACAATGTAGCTAAAATTGCACGTAAAAAAGGGCACAAAGCATTAGCAAAAATGTCTAGAATTATTGCAGGAGACGAAATGCGTCACCACCAGGCATATACAGAATTCGTAAAAGAAATCTTTAAAATAGATCCTAGTGAAATGATGTTGGCTTTTCAGCACATGATGAAATACAAAATTGTTATGCCTGCAATGCACTTAAGAGAATCTTTTGAAGAAAAAGGAACTTTGTTCGACGATTTTTCTATTGTAGCACAAAGAGTTGGTGTTTACACCGGTTTCGATTATGTAGATATTTTAAGAAAATTAAACGAAGCTTGGGAAATCGATAAAATTACAAATCTTACGCCAGAAGCAGAAAAGGCAAGAGATTATCTAATGAAATTACCAGACAGGATGTACAGAATTACAGAAAGAATTGTAGTTCCTAAAACAGATTTCAAATTCAAATGGATGATGAATCCTAGTTAG
- a CDS encoding lysophospholipid acyltransferase family protein → MKILSYIISPIFILVFFLSLLIFHPLQWLGLKLFGHKGHQLVVDYMNWFLSKTLLILGVVVKVDNQQELPENCSLIFVSNHQSMFDISPISWAFRKHQPKFVSKKELGKGIPSISFNLKHGGAALIDRQDPKQAISALMEFAKKIKTKNWGAVIFPEGTRSKDGKPKEFAVNGLKVITKFNKEGYIVPLTINNSWKVFKYGKFPLGLGSPITVKVHKPIKINSLPFNELLEKTESVIKEHIK, encoded by the coding sequence ATGAAAATTTTAAGCTACATAATATCACCAATTTTTATATTGGTGTTTTTTTTAAGTCTACTCATATTTCATCCATTACAATGGTTGGGGTTAAAGTTGTTTGGACATAAAGGACATCAGTTGGTGGTAGATTATATGAACTGGTTTTTATCAAAAACACTTTTAATTTTAGGAGTAGTTGTTAAGGTAGATAATCAGCAAGAATTGCCAGAAAATTGTTCGCTAATTTTTGTTTCTAACCATCAAAGTATGTTCGATATTTCTCCTATTAGTTGGGCGTTTAGAAAACATCAACCAAAATTTGTCTCAAAAAAAGAACTCGGTAAAGGGATACCAAGTATCTCTTTTAATTTAAAACATGGTGGCGCAGCATTAATAGATAGACAAGACCCAAAACAAGCAATTTCTGCTTTAATGGAGTTTGCTAAAAAAATAAAAACAAAAAATTGGGGAGCCGTTATTTTCCCAGAAGGCACAAGAAGTAAAGACGGTAAACCTAAAGAATTTGCAGTAAATGGGTTAAAAGTCATCACTAAATTTAATAAAGAAGGCTATATCGTACCTTTAACCATAAATAATTCTTGGAAAGTTTTTAAATACGGAAAATTTCCATTAGGTTTAGGTAGCCCCATTACAGTTAAGGTTCATAAACCTATAAAAATAAATTCATTACCATTTAATGAATTGTTAGAAAAAACAGAATCAGTTATTAAAGAACACATAAAATAA